CCAACGCTTTGATGCAATGGACAAACGCTTTGATGGGCTGGAAAAGGAAATCAAAGAACTACGAATTGAAGTAAATGAGTTCAAACAGGTTTCTACGGAAGAACACAATAGAGTAGTTGAAAATGTTGACACTATCACACAGAAAACAGCTAAACATGCAGGGTATATTAATTACCTAGCTGGTGAAGTTGGCAAGCACAGCATGATTTTAAATGTAATAGACAAGAAGTAAAACAAGGCATTCAAATGAGTGCCTTTTTATTCCGACTGAAAGGGGAAATTAACAATGGATGATATGAACGACAATGAAGCTAAAAAAGCGATTATGGACATGCTACAGGCTTTACAAGGTAAAATAAATGAAGGCTTTGATTCAATGAATGAAAGCTTTGATTCATTGGATAAGCACTTTGACGACATGCACAAACAATTTGATTCAATCGACAAAAGTCTTGATAGAATCAGTCAACTAGCTGAAGAAGAAATACAACGTGAAAAGAACCGAAAAGCACAGTACGCTGAAATGCTAGAAAGATTAAAGTTTCCTGAATAGATAGAGGAACAACAAGATAAGCACTTCATTTAATGCGAGACATGAAATAAAAACATCTTAGGAGTGGTCAAAATGACAAACACAAACGAAAACTTAATTATTGAAATGCTTCAAAACATCACTAAAGGCATGGACGAAATGAAGCAAGAATTGAAAGCTGAAATGGCTGAAATGAAATTCGAAATGGTTGGTATGAAGCAAGAAATGGCTGAAGTGAAAGGCAAAATTGACAGTCTTGTCGAAATGGTTGAACATACCGTGAAGCTACAGCAAGATTCAGATGAACAACTATCTAATACATTGAAATACATCACTGATAAGATTTTAGAACACGACATCGCAATCCATACCTTACGCAACAAGCAATAAAACAGGGCACTCTTTCGAGTGCATTTTGTAAATATAATGATAGTTTGTTGACCCATAATGACTAGTTTCCTTATTAATAATCTAGATTTTTTATGAAAAACGTGCTACTATTTAGAAGTTGAAATTAAATAGAAGTTTAACTTATATATAAAATTAATTGCCCTGACATTTGGCAATACTTCACGGTATTACCTGATATCCGTTCAGTTGGTGTAATGGGCGATGCTCGTACGTATGACTACGCAATCGGTATCCGTGCAGTAACGTCTATCGACGGTATGACTTCTGACTGGGCACGTATCCCTTGGGATGTTCTAGAAAAAATTTCTGTACGCCTAGTAAACGAAGTAAAACACGTAAACCGCGTGCTGTATGATATTACTTCTAAGCCACCAGCAACAATTGAGTGGGAATAATAGCTAATAGCAAGAGTCCTAAAAGCCCTAGTAACACAGGGTTTTTAGGGCTTTTTTTAGTTGTCTGATGTGCACCAAGTGACGTAACAATAGAACTTTTCTGGTCATTTTTAACTGGAAATATTTATATGATATAAACTAACGTAGTGAGGGCAAAATTGCTGGCAAAGCGTTGGATATAGTAAACTGAATTTATGTAAAATGATTACGCTGTTGTTTAATTTAGGGGGATTAAAATGGAGAAAAGTATAGCGACGATTTATACACTTGCTGTTGGTATGCCGAAAGAATTGGACTATAGTAAAGGGCGATCAATGATTACAGGGATTGAAAAACGGAAAGTGCACGAAGTTTATTTAGCTACTCGTGGATTTGAGGGAGATGATGTGGCAGATAAAAAGCATCATGGTGGACCTGATCGCGCTGTTTGTCTATATCCTGCGGAGCATTACGAACAATGGGAAAAGGAACTTGGTAAGGCATTGCCAGCAGCAGCATTCGGTGAGAACTTAACGGTAACAAATATGCTTGAAGCGGATGTTTGTATTGGAGATATTTATAAAATTGGTGATGCAGTCATTCAAATTACGCAAGGACGTATTCCGTGTAGTACGATTGATAAATATACAAAGGCTGACACATTACTTAAACGATTAATTGAAACAGGTTATACAGGCTTCCTAGCACGTGTACTAAGTGAGGGAACAATATGTGTAGACTCAAAAATTGAAATAGTTGAAAGACACCCTGCTCGTATATCGGTTTTACATTGCAATGAAGTATATTTTGAAAACAACAACGCACTTGCGATGAAACGTATTCAAGCAGTAGATGCATTAGCGATGGATTGGAAACAAAAATTAGAAAAAAGAATTCAATTATTAGAGAGTCGAGTAGAGAAGTAAGGATAATGATGGAAATGAGAATGGGAGCTCTTGCGTAATATGTTCGGTGGTTTCGTATTTATTGCCTAAGTACTTCTTATTGTGTAGGAGTTAGGTGAGTAATTCGATATAAAAGCCTTTGACATATTTACATACATTTGAAAAGCTCACTTTTTCAAAACAAATGCAAAATGGTCGATTATAGCCTTTAATCGTAAATAAAAAACAGGAAAAGCAACTTGTATAAGTTAGTATTTTTCCTGTTTTTTTACGCTGTTTTTACAAAATCAGAACAATAATACCGTATTTTACACGAACTTTCGTATTTTTTTTATAAGAAATGTTCGGAAATGGGGTTGAAATCTAAAAAACGAAATGATATATTACGATTGTAAAGTAAATAAGTCGTCGTATAATGTCGGGAATATGGCCCGTGAGTTTCTACCAAGTTACCGTAAATAACTTGACTACGATTTTAGTTTTTATACGGATGTATAATAACTAATTTATTTCACACATTATTAGTGATGAAATGTATCGTAGACATGCGACTAGTAGAATAGTCAGCGTGTCTTTTTTGTTTTCGATATTGAAGACGACAATACGGAGGATATTTTTAAAATGAAAAAATATTTCATGTTCGATGAATTAGGTACTAATTATCGCCGCGAAATAATTGGCGGTATTACAACATTCCTAGCTATGGCATACATTTTAGCTGTTAACCCAGGGATTCTGGAAAGTGCGGGAATGGATAAAGGTGCTGTTTTCGTGGCAACAGCATTAGCAGCAGCAGTCGGTTCTTTGATTATGGGTATTTTCGCTAAATTCCCAATCTCATTGGCGCCAGGTATGGGGTTAAATGCATTCTTTGCCTTCACGGTAGTAGGGACGTATGGCATTCCTTGGCAAACTGGTTTAACAGGTGTGTTCTTCTCGGGGATTATATTTATTATCCTTTCATTAACAGGTATTCGTGAAACAGTTATTAATGCAATTCCAGCACAACTTAAATATGCTGTGTCAGCTGGTATTGGTTTATTTATTACATTTGTAGGGTTACAAGGAGCTGGCATTGTAGTTGATAGTCCAGCAACTTTAGTAACATTAGGAGCATTTACAGGTTCAACTCTTTTAGCAGTATTCGGCATTATTATTTCAATCATCCTAATCCTTAAATTCCGTAGCGTCGGTATTTTCTTAGGAATGGTTATTACAGCAATCGTTGGTATGATTACGGGTGTTATTGCACCTCCTGAAGCTGTTGTAGCATCGATCCCAAGTGTAGATTCAACATTTATGGTTGCACTTAACCCAATTATTCATGACTTCGGTTCGTTAATAAACGTTAAATTTTTAGTTGTTGTATTAACATTTTTATTCGTTGACTTTTTCGATACAGCCGGCACATTAATGGCTGTGGCAACACAAGCTGGATTAGTAAAAGACGATAAATTACCACGTGCAAGCCGTGCACTTATGGCAGATGCACTAGCAACAACAATTGGTTCTTTATTTGGTACTTCAACAACTACTGCTTATGTAGAATCAACTTCTGGTGTAGCAGCCGGTGCTCGTTCAGGTTTTGCTGCAGTTGTTACTGCTGTATTATTTATAGTAGCACTATTCTTCTCACCATTACTTGCGGTTGTTACTTCAGCTGTAACAGCACCAGCACTTGTTATCGTCGGTGTGTTAATGGTTTCGTCACTACGTTTAATTGAATGGGATAAATTCGAAATTGCAGTTCCAGCGTTCTTCACTGTTTTAATGATGCCTCTTGGCTATTCCATTGCAACAGGGATCGCAATTGGTTTCGTATTCTACCCAGTAACAATGCTTTTAGCAGGTCGTAAAAAAGAAATTCACCCAATGATGTACGGATTATTCTTCGTATTCCTTGCGTACTTTATCTGGGTTCGATAATGTAAGGCCGAAATGGGCTCTGCTTAGTGAAAACTAAGTGGAGCTTTTTTTATTTAAAATTGTTTGAGTGCCTGGCACTTAATAATATAGAAGAAACTACTATCATACTATTGACTGAATAGTTTTATTTCAATTAAACACTTGCAAACTATAATGTGAGATGATATATTTAAACACGTTGTTACGAAACAAGCGAACAACATACAGAAAGAAAATAATAGTTGACATCATATTGAATGTATGTTAAATTATAAAAAGTTACTTATTAAGTAGCTAGCAAAATGAACCTTGAAAACTGAACAAGCAAAACGTAATCAATATAGTTTTTACTAGCTAACTTCGTTAGTGAACGAAACAAAATTTTGGACATCAAAATTGATGCCAGCAAAACAATTTGAGCTAATCAAATTTCTTTTATGGAGAGTTTGATCCTGGCTCAGGACGAACGCTGGCGGCGTGCCTAATACATGCAAGTCGAGCGAACAGATAAGGAGCTTGCTCCTTTGACGTTAGCGGCGGACGGGTGAGTAACACGTGGGCAACCTACCCTATAGTTTGGGATAACTCCGGGAAACCGGGGCTAATACCGAATAACTTGTTGTCTCTCATGAGACAATTCTAAAAGACGGTTTCGGCTGTCGCTATAGGATGGGCCCGCGGCGCATTAGCTAGTTGGTGAGGTAACGGCTCACCAAGGCGACGATGCGTAGCCGACCTGAGAGGGTGATCGGCCACACTGGGACTGAGACACGGCCCAGACTCCTACGGGAGGCAGCAGTAGGGAATCTTCCACAATGGGCGAAAGCCTGATGGAGCAACGCCGCGTGAGTGAAGAAGGATTTCGGTTCGTAAAACTCTGTTGTAAGGGAAGAACAAGTACAGTAGTAACTGGCTGTACCTTGACGGTACCTTATTAGAAAGCCACGGCTAACTACGTGCCAGCAGCCGCGGTAATACGTAGGTGGCAAGCGTTGTCCGGAATTATTGGGCGTAAAGCGCGCGCAGGTGGTTTCTTAAGTCTGATGTGAAAGCCCACGGCTCAACCGTGGAGGGTCATTGGAAACTGGGAGACTTGAGTGCAGAAGAGGATAGTGGAATTCCAAGTGTAGCGGTGAAATGCGTAGAGATTTGGAGGAACACCAGTGGCGAAGGCGACTATCTGGTCTGTAACTGACACTGAGGCGCGAAAGCGTGGGGAGCAAACAGGATTAGATACCCTGGTAGTCCACGCCGTAAACGATGAGTGCTAAGTGTTAGGGGGTTTCCGCCCCTTAGTGCTGCAGCTAACGCATTAAGCACTCCGCCTGGGGAGTACGGTCGCAAGACTGAAACTCAAAGGAATTGACGGGGGCCCGCACAAGCGGTGGAGCATGTGGTTTAATTCGAAGCAACGCGAAGAACCTTACCAGGTCTTGACATCCCATTGACCACTGTAGAGATACAGTTTTCCCTTCGGGGACAACGGTGACAGGTGGTGCATGGTTGTCGTCAGCTCGTGTCGTGAGATGTTGGGTTAAGTCCCGCAACGAGCGCAACCCTTGATCTTAGTTGCCATCATTTAGTTGGGCACTCTAAGGTGACTGCCGGTGACAAACCGGAGGAAGGTGGGGATGACGTCAAATCATCATGCCCCTTATGACCTGGGCTACACACGTGCTACAATGGACGATACAAACGGTTGCCAACTCGCGAGAGGGAGCTAATCCGATAAAGTCGTTCTCAGTTCGGATTGTAGGCTGCAACTCGCCTACATGAAGCCGGAATCGCTAGTAATCGCGGATCAGCATGCCGCGGTGAATACGTTCCCGGGCCTTGTACACACCGCCCGTCACACCACGAGAGTTTGTAACACCCGAAGTCGGTGAGGTAACCTTTTGGAGCCAGCCGCCGAAGGTGGGATAGATGATTGGGGTGAAGTCGTAACAAGGTAGCCGTATCGGAAGGTGCGGCTGGATCACCTCCTTTCTAAGGATATTTTCGGAATACAAACCTTGGGTTTGTAAGATTACGTTTTGCGTTCAGTTTTGAAGGTTCATCATTACGATGAAATACTTCAAAACTTGTTCTTTGAAAACTGGATAAAACGACATTGAAATTGTAACAAACACATTTATTTTTAAATTAAGTTTTTTAGGCTTAATAACTAATAATAGGGTTTCAAGACACAAGCAGTTCTAGGAAGCAATTGAGTGAAAGAAGGAGCGTACTTACGTACGTGACTGACTGAACGAAAGAAGCTGACAACGAAATGCGCAGTGGATTGGAAGCCGTTGAAGGTTAAGTTATTAAGGGCGCACGGCGAATGCCTTGGCACTAGGAGCCGAAGAAGGACGGCACTAACACCGATATGCTTCGGGGAGCTGTAAGTGAGCTTTGATCCGGAGATTTCCGAATGGGGGAACCCACTACGTTTAATCGCGTAGTATCTTGACGTGAATACATAGCGTCTTGAAGGCAGACCCAGGGAACTGAAACATCTAAGTACCTGGAGGAAGAGAAAGAAAAATCGATTCCCTGAGTAGCGGCGAGCGAAACGGGAAGAGCCCAAACCAAGAGGCTTGCCTCTTGGGGTTGTAGGACACTCTATACGGAGTTACAAAGGAATGAGTTAGATGAAGCGACTTGGAAAGGTCCGCCAGAGCAGGTAAAAGCCCTGTAGTCGAAAGTTCATTCCCTCCAGAGTGGATCCTGAGTACGGCGGAACACGTGAAATTCCGTCGGAATCCGGGAGGACCATCTCCCAAGGCTAAATACTACCTAGTGACCGATAGTGAACCAGTACCGTGAGGGAAAGGTGAAAAGCACCCCGGAAGGGGAGTGAAAGAGATCCTGAAACCGTGTGCCTACAAGTAGTTAGAGCCCGTTAATGGGTGATAGCGTGCCTTTTGTAGAATGAACCGGCGAGTTACGATTACGTGCGAGGTTAAGCTTTAGAAGGCGGAGCCGCAGCGAAAGCGAGTCTGAATAGGGCGAATTAGTACGTGGTCGTAGACCCGAAACCAGGTGATCTACCCATGTCCAGGGTGAAGGTGAGGTAACACTTACTGGAGGCCCGAACCCACGCACGTTGAAAAGTGCGGGGATGAGGTGTGGGTAGCGGAGAAATTCCAATCGAACTTGGAGATAGCTGGTTCTCTCCGAAATAGCTTTAGGGCTAGCCTCGTGATGAGAATACTGGAGGTAGAGCACTGTTTGGACTAGGGGGCCATCCCGGTTTACCGAATTCAGACAAACTCCGAATGCCAGATATTTATACACGGGAGTCAGACTGCGAGTGATAAGATCCGTAGTCAAAAGGGAAACAGCCCAGACCACCAGCTAAGGTCCCAAAGTAATCGTTAAGTGGAAAAGGATGTGGCGTTGCACAGACAACCAGGATGTTGGCTTAGAAGCAGCCATCATTTAAAGAGTGCGTAATAGCTCACTGGTCGAGTGACGCTGCGCCGAAAATGTATCGGGGCTAAACGATTCACCGAAGCTGTGGATTGACATCTACGATGTCAGTGGTAGGAGAGCGTTCTAAGTGCGTTGAAGTCAGACCGGAAGGACTGGTGGAGCGCTTAGAAGTGAGAATGCCGGTATGAGTAGCGAAAGACGGGTGAGAATCCCGTCCACCGTATGACTAAGGTTTCCTGAGGAAGGCTCGTCCGCTCAGGGTTAGTCGGGACCTAAGCCGAGGCCGATAGGCGTAGGCGATGGACAACAGGTTGATATTCCTGTACCACCTCCTCACCGTTTGAGAAATGGGGGGACGCAGTAGGATAGGGTAAGCGCGCCGTTGGTTGTGCGCGTCCAAGCAGTAAGGCGTGTGTGTAGGCAAATCCGCACACTATAACGTTGAGCTGTGATGGCGAGTCCGTATGGACGAAGTTCCTGATTTCACACTGCCAAGAAAAGCCTCTATCGAGGTGAGAGGTGCCCGTACCGCAAACCGACACAGGTAGTCGAGGAGAGAATCCTAAGGTGTGCGAGAGAACTCTCGTTAAGGAACTCGGCAAAATGACCCCGTAACTTCGGGAGAAGGGGTGCTCTTGAGCGTGCAAGCGCACGAGAGCCGCAGTGAATAGGCCCAGGCGACTGTTTAGCAAAAACACAGGTCTCTGCAAAACCGTAAGGTGACGTATAGGGGCTGACGCCTGCCCGGTGCTGGAAGGTTAAGAGGAGTGGTTAGCGCAAGCGAAGCTGCGAATTGAAGCCCCAGTAAACGGCGGCCGTAACTATAACGGTCCTAAGGTAGCGAAATTCCTTGTCGGGTAAGTTCCGACCCGCACGAAAGGCGTAACGATCTGGGCACTGTCTCAACGAGAGACTCGGTGAAATTATAGTACCTGTGAAGATGCAGGTTACCCGCGACAGGACGGAAAGACCCCGTGGAGCTTTACTGTAGCCTGATATTGAATTTTGGTACAACTTGTACAGGATAGGTAGGAGCCAGAGATCTCGGAGCGCCAGCTTCGAAGGAGGCGTCGGTGGGATACTACCCTGGTTGTATTGAAATTCTAACCCATGCCCCTTAGCGGGGCAGGAGACAGTGTCAGGCGGACAGTTTGACTGGGGCGGTCGCCTCCTAAAAGGTAACGGAGGCGCCCAAAGGTTCCCTCAGAATGGTTGGAAATCATTCGTAGAGTGTAAAGGCACAAGGGAGCTTGACTGCGAGACCTACAAGTCGAGCAGGGTCGAAAGACGGGCTTAGTGATCCGGTGGTTCCGCATGGAAGGGCCATCGCTCAACGGATAAAAGCTACCCCGGGGATAACAGGCTTATCTCCCCCAAGAGTCCACATCGACGGGGAGGTTTGGCACCTCGATGTCGGCTCATCGCATCCTGGGGCTGTAGTCGGTCCCAAGGGTTGGGCTGTTCGCCCATTAAAGCGGTACGCGAGCTGGGTTCAGAACGTCGTGAGACAGTTCGGTCCCTATCCGTCGTGGGCGTAGGAAATTTGAGAGGAGCTGTCCTTAGTACGAGAGGACCGGGATGGACACACCGCTGGTGTACCAGTTGTCTTGCCAAAGGCATCGCTGGGTAGCTATGTGTGGACGGGATAAGTGCTGAAAGCATCTAAGCATGAAGCCCCCCTCAAGATGAGATTTCCCATTACGCAAGTAAGTAAGATCCCTCAAAGACGATGAGGTAGATAGGTTCGAGGTGGAAGTGTGGTGACACATGGAGCTGACGAATACTAATCGATCGAGGACTTAACCAAAAAAGTTTGAAACATTCAATGAACCGTTTATCCAGTTTTGAAAGAACAAAATCTTTCAACAAAATATAAGGTCTAGTGATGATGGCAAAGAGGTCACACCCGTTCCCATACCGAACACGGAAGTTAAGCTCTTTAGCGCCGATGGTAGTTGGGGGCTTCCCCCTGTGAGAGTAGGACGTCGCTAGGCAATAAAAAAAGCCAAGGATATATTCCTTGGCTTTTTTGTTTTTTCATTTTTTTAGAATGTAATAACAATATTGGATATGAAATATGAGGATAACCTCCGCTGTTGTTTACATATCTTTCGGATTATTGCGGCGGTAGTAATTGTTACAATTTTGTACATTTTGAATGAGTCAAATCGGGTATAATGGAGTACAAGTAAGGAAGAATAAAAATGACAAGTGATTGGAAGGAAGAACGGTTTGGGGAAAAAGCAAATTTGGTATGAAGTAGAAGAAAATGAAACAATTGATCAATGTTTAGAAAGAATGCGTCAGGATGGCTATATAGCGATGGGACGGAAAGAAGAGCCTATCTTTCATCTAGTGAATGGTGAACCAACGTATTTACGTCAAAAAATACAATTTAAAGCAATGTTGTGTCAAGATTCTGAATAAACACGACTTAAAACCGAACAATAATTAATGCCGAAAATAAATTGTTCGCATTTTAGCATTGACGTCAGTGTTTGCAATTGTTAAAATGTGATAAGGAAAACAATTAAATCCCCATATATGCTAGAGGATTGGCTCTAGTGTCTCTACCCGGCACCGTAAATGCTGGACTATGCGGGAAAGCAACTTTTGGCATGTTACGGGAAGATGTGTGTACAGATGTCTAAATCTGCATATTCTTTTCATAATAAGTCCTCAAGTAGGCTGCTTTCACGTGTATTGTAGAGAGTAGCTTATTTGAGGATTTTCTTTGTTCAAAAAGTAAAGAAATGCAGTGACTATTGAATAATAGAGGCTTGCACAATAATCGATCATTTTTCTATCGTTTAAAAGGAGCGACAATTCATGAATCCGAAAATCGGTGTCATTATGGGTAGTTCAAGTGACTGGGAAACTATGAAACATGCGTGTGATATTTTAGATGAATTACAAGTACCGTACGAGAAAAAAGTAGTATCTGCACATCGTACGCCTGATTTAATGTTTGAGTACGCAGAGGCAGCACGTGGGCGAGGTATTCAAGTGATTATTGCAGGTGCTGGTGGTGCGGCGCATTTGCCGGGTATGGTAGCAGCTAAAACAACGTTACCTGTCATTGGAGTGCCTGTACAATCTCGTGCACTTAATGGTCTTGATTCACTCTTATCAATTGTTCAAATGCCAGGTGGTGTACCTGTAGCAACTGTGGCAATTGGAAAAGCAGGTGCGACAAATGCTGGCTTACTTGCAGCGCAAATTTTGTCGACAACAGACGTAGAGCTTGCTAATAAACTAGATGCTAGACGCGAGGCGACGAAGCAACAAGTATTGGAAAGCACAGGTGACTTAGTGTGACAAAAATTATATATCCTGGACAAACGATAGGAATTATCGGAGGAGGACAGCTTGGCCGTATGATGGCACTAGCTGCTAAGGAAGCAGGTTTTAAAATAGCTGTTCTTGAACCGACAATGGATTCACCATGTGGACAGGTTGCAGATATTCGAATTGTGGCACCTTACGATGATGAGGCTGCACTCGAGGAACTTGCCGAAGTCAGTGACGTTATTACGTATGAGTTTGAAAATATCGATTACGAAGGCTTAAAACGTTTAACTCAAATGGCTTATGTACCACAAGGAGCAGAATTAGTACGCATTACACAAAACCGTGTGACTGAGAAGGAAGCAATCGTTAAAGCAGGCTGTCCAGTAGCTCCTTATATCGTAGCAAATACATATGAGGAGTTAGTAGCTAGCATTGACCAGATTAACTACCCATGTATCGTAAAAACTGCAAGAGGTGGTTATGATGGCAAAGGGCAGCAACTTCTAAATTCAGCAGCAGATTTACCATTGGCAAAAGGGCTTTTTGCTCATTCACAATGTATTGCTGAAGGTTTCGTACCTTTTGTGAAAGAAGTATCAGTTATTGTACAACGAAACGGTGATGGCGAATTATATTGTCAGCCAGTTGGTGAAAACATTCATGTTCATCATATTTTACACGAAACAATTGTACCAGCTCGCATTCAAGAGGCGACAGCACAGGCTGCTGAACAAGAGGCTATAAAAATAGCTGATTACTTAAATCTAGTAGGGACGCTGGCAGTAGAAATGTTTGTTTTAGAAAATGGCGACATTATTATTAATGAACTAGCACCGAGACCTCATAATTCTGGTCACTATTCGATAGAGGCATGTAATATATCACAATTCCATCAGCATATCCGTGCTATTTGTGGTTGGCCATTGCGTAAACCACAACTTTGGGCGCCATCTATAATGGTGAATGTATTAGGGCAGCATGTTATGCCACTTAGTAACTCAATTGCAAAATATCCTGAATGGTCATTACATCTTTATGGGAAAGCTGAAGCTAAGGTGAACCGTAAAATGGGCCACGTAACGATTATGACAAAAGACTTAGAAGCAACACTACAACAAATCGAGAGTTCTGGCATTTGGTCAGAATAGAAGGAGATAAGCGATGATTGAACGTTACACAAGACCTGAGATGGGTGCAATTTGGACAGAACAAAATAAATACCAAGCTTGGCTAGAGGTTGAAATTTTAGCATGTGAGGCTTGGGCAGAAATTGGCGATATTCCAAAAGAAGATGTAGCTAAAATTCGTGAAAATGCTTCATTTGATGTAAATCGTATTTTAGAAATTGAGAAAGAAACACGTCACGATGTAGTTGCCTTTACACGTGCTGTATCTGAAACACTAGGCGAAGAACGGAAATGGGTGCACTACGGTTTAACTTCAACAGATGTTGTGGACACAGCCCTTTCTTACGTGATTAAACAAGCAAATAATATTTTAAGAAAAGATATTGTGAATTTTATTGATATTATTGCAGCAAAAGCAAAAGAGCATAAGCATACCGTTATGATGGGCCGTACACATGGTGTGCATGCGGAACCAACAACATTCGGATTAAAATTAGGATTATGGTATGAAGAGATGAAGCGTAACTTAGAACGCTTTGATGCAGCTGCAGCTGTAATTGAAACAGGTAAGATGTCTGGCGCAGTTGGCACGTATGCAAATATTGACCCACGTGTTGAACAATATGTTTGTGATAAATTAGGGCTTGCAGCATCGCCAATTTCTACGCAAACATTACAGCGTGATCGACATGCACAATATTTGAGTGCTCTTGCATTAATTGCAACATCAATCGAAAAGTTCGCAACTGAAATTCGTGGTTTGCAAAAATCAGAAACGAGAGAAGTAGAAGAAGCCTTTGCGAAAGGGCAAAAGGGTTCATCTGCTATGCCGCATAAACGTAATCCAATCGGCTCTGAGAACATGGTTGGTATGTCACGTTTAATGCGTGGTTACATGGTGACAGCTTATGAAAACGTAGCATTATGGCATGAGCGTGATATTTCACATTCATCTGCTGAGCGCGTTATTTTACCGGATGCGACAATCACATTGAACTATATGTTAAATCGCTTCGGTAACATCGTGAAAAATTTAACAGTATTCCCTGAAAACATGAAACGTAATATGGGTCGAACATTTGGGCTAATTTACTCTCAACGCATTTTATTAGCACTAATCGATAAAGGATTAGTACGTGAAGAAGCGTATGATACAGTTCAGCCATTAGCGATGCAGGCGTGGGACGAGCAAGTACAATTCCGTACGTTAGTTGATGGAAGTGAAAAAATCACTTCATACTTAACGAAGGAAGAGTTAGATGAGTGCTTTGATTACAACTACCACTTACAGCATGTAGACATGATTTTTGAACGTCTTGGACTTAACTAACCGTATTGAAACGATAGACAGTTAGTGCCACGACGGATGTTACGGGTTTTGAATCTTATCCCAGATTCAAAATCCATAACAT
The genomic region above belongs to Lysinibacillus sp. FSL W8-0992 and contains:
- a CDS encoding MOSC domain-containing protein codes for the protein MEKSIATIYTLAVGMPKELDYSKGRSMITGIEKRKVHEVYLATRGFEGDDVADKKHHGGPDRAVCLYPAEHYEQWEKELGKALPAAAFGENLTVTNMLEADVCIGDIYKIGDAVIQITQGRIPCSTIDKYTKADTLLKRLIETGYTGFLARVLSEGTICVDSKIEIVERHPARISVLHCNEVYFENNNALAMKRIQAVDALAMDWKQKLEKRIQLLESRVEK
- a CDS encoding NCS2 family permease; protein product: MKKYFMFDELGTNYRREIIGGITTFLAMAYILAVNPGILESAGMDKGAVFVATALAAAVGSLIMGIFAKFPISLAPGMGLNAFFAFTVVGTYGIPWQTGLTGVFFSGIIFIILSLTGIRETVINAIPAQLKYAVSAGIGLFITFVGLQGAGIVVDSPATLVTLGAFTGSTLLAVFGIIISIILILKFRSVGIFLGMVITAIVGMITGVIAPPEAVVASIPSVDSTFMVALNPIIHDFGSLINVKFLVVVLTFLFVDFFDTAGTLMAVATQAGLVKDDKLPRASRALMADALATTIGSLFGTSTTTAYVESTSGVAAGARSGFAAVVTAVLFIVALFFSPLLAVVTSAVTAPALVIVGVLMVSSLRLIEWDKFEIAVPAFFTVLMMPLGYSIATGIAIGFVFYPVTMLLAGRKKEIHPMMYGLFFVFLAYFIWVR
- a CDS encoding NETI motif-containing protein, coding for MGKKQIWYEVEENETIDQCLERMRQDGYIAMGRKEEPIFHLVNGEPTYLRQKIQFKAMLCQDSE
- the purE gene encoding 5-(carboxyamino)imidazole ribonucleotide mutase is translated as MNPKIGVIMGSSSDWETMKHACDILDELQVPYEKKVVSAHRTPDLMFEYAEAARGRGIQVIIAGAGGAAHLPGMVAAKTTLPVIGVPVQSRALNGLDSLLSIVQMPGGVPVATVAIGKAGATNAGLLAAQILSTTDVELANKLDARREATKQQVLESTGDLV
- the purK gene encoding 5-(carboxyamino)imidazole ribonucleotide synthase, with the translated sequence MTKIIYPGQTIGIIGGGQLGRMMALAAKEAGFKIAVLEPTMDSPCGQVADIRIVAPYDDEAALEELAEVSDVITYEFENIDYEGLKRLTQMAYVPQGAELVRITQNRVTEKEAIVKAGCPVAPYIVANTYEELVASIDQINYPCIVKTARGGYDGKGQQLLNSAADLPLAKGLFAHSQCIAEGFVPFVKEVSVIVQRNGDGELYCQPVGENIHVHHILHETIVPARIQEATAQAAEQEAIKIADYLNLVGTLAVEMFVLENGDIIINELAPRPHNSGHYSIEACNISQFHQHIRAICGWPLRKPQLWAPSIMVNVLGQHVMPLSNSIAKYPEWSLHLYGKAEAKVNRKMGHVTIMTKDLEATLQQIESSGIWSE
- the purB gene encoding adenylosuccinate lyase, yielding MIERYTRPEMGAIWTEQNKYQAWLEVEILACEAWAEIGDIPKEDVAKIRENASFDVNRILEIEKETRHDVVAFTRAVSETLGEERKWVHYGLTSTDVVDTALSYVIKQANNILRKDIVNFIDIIAAKAKEHKHTVMMGRTHGVHAEPTTFGLKLGLWYEEMKRNLERFDAAAAVIETGKMSGAVGTYANIDPRVEQYVCDKLGLAASPISTQTLQRDRHAQYLSALALIATSIEKFATEIRGLQKSETREVEEAFAKGQKGSSAMPHKRNPIGSENMVGMSRLMRGYMVTAYENVALWHERDISHSSAERVILPDATITLNYMLNRFGNIVKNLTVFPENMKRNMGRTFGLIYSQRILLALIDKGLVREEAYDTVQPLAMQAWDEQVQFRTLVDGSEKITSYLTKEELDECFDYNYHLQHVDMIFERLGLN